Proteins encoded together in one Ipomoea triloba cultivar NCNSP0323 chromosome 4, ASM357664v1 window:
- the LOC116016823 gene encoding pentatricopeptide repeat-containing protein At4g33990 codes for MLVACMVGMFQRLGHSFMSITKHFQQTRNCIWVSLSGVENNIEEIEYKLHSCTNLDIAKRLHALLIVYGKAQSIYFGTKLLKVYACLGDVSFSRSSFEHIKKKNTYTWNTMISAYIHNGRFHESVHCIYEMLSSSDVRPDFYSFPPILKACHNILDGIRIHCWVSKLGLEWDVFVAASLVHMYCRFKSFEDALMIFNDMPFRDMGCWNALISGFCQNGNAAGALTMLDKMRSVEIKMDKVTVATVLPICAQMNDILCGVLIHLYIIKNGLEWDIIVSNALINLYAKFGELGHAEKVFNQMVIRDIITWNSMIAAYEQNNHPDKALACFLAMQLNGFRPDLLTLVSLASSIAQTKNFRYSIAIHGFILRRCWILDDVVLGNAVVDMYAKLGYIDYAREVFNKVPFKDVVSWNTIITGYAQNGLASEAIEVYSMMKECGGITPNQGTWVSILTAYAHLGSLREGMRTHGQVFKVGLHLDVFVGTCLIDLYGKCGRLGDAMSLFYEIPKESPVPWNAMISCQGVNGLGVASIQLFRDMLDCGVKPDNVTFLSLLAACSHSGLIDEGKWYFHVMQQEFGIMPSLKHYGCMVDLFARAGQLEMAYNFIKRMPLPPDASVWGALLSACRVHGNVELGKLASDNLFLVDSENVGYYVLLSNMYANSGKWERVDEVRSLARVRGLKKTPGWSSIEMRNKIEVFYTGNQFHPQSKEINEELENLTAKMKTLGYIPDFSFVLQDVEDDEKERILSSHSERLAIVYGLLNTPSKSSICIFKNLRVCGDCHNFTKFLSRMTEREIVVRDSNRFHHFKDGICSCGDHW; via the coding sequence ATGTTGGTAGCCTGCATGGTAGGTATGTTCCAAAGACTTGGCCACTCTTTCATGTCCATCACCAAACATTTTCAACAAACTAGAAATTGCATTTGGGTATCATTGAGTGGTGTTGAAAACAATATCGAAGAGATTGAATATAAACTCCATTCTTGTACTAACCTCGATATTGCTAAACGCTTGCATGCCCTTCTTATTGTATATGGAAAGGCTCAGAGTATTTATTTTGGcactaaacttttaaaagtttatgccTGCTTGGGTGATGTTTCTTTTTCTCGTAGTAGTTTTGAGCAtataaagaagaagaataccTATACTTGGAACACAATGATATCAGCTTATATCCATAATGGCAGATTCCATGAATCTGTACACTGTATATATGAAATGTTGTCATCGTCAGATGTTCGGCCTGACTTTTATAGCTTTCCTCCTATTTTGAAAGCTTGCCATAATATACTCGATGGAATAAGGATTCATTGCTGGGTTTCAAAACTAGGTTTGGAATGGGATGTATTTGTAGCTGCCTCTTTGGTACATATGTATTGTCGTTTCAAATCTTTCGAAGATGCTCTCATGATTTTTAATGATATGCCCTTCAGGGATATGGGCTGTTGGAATGCTTTGATTTCTGGGTTCTGCCAAAATGGAAATGCTGCAGGTGCACTGACTATGTTGGATAAGATGAGGTCAGTTGAAATTAAGATGGATAAAGTGACTGTTGCAACTGTTCTTCCCATTTGTGCACAAATGAATGATATCTTATGTGGGGTGCTAATTCATCTATATATCATCAAAAATGGGCTAGAATGGGATATCATTGTGTCCAATGCGTTGATAAACCTGTATGCCAAATTTGGTGAGTTGGGACATGCAGAGAAGGTCTTTAATCAAATGGTGATAAGAGATATAATAACTTGGAACTCGATGATTGCTGCATATGAACAAAATAACCACCCAGATAAAGCACTGGCATGCTTTTTGGCAATGCAGTTAAATGGGTTTCGGCCTGATTTGTTAACGTTAGTGAGCTTAGCTTCAAGTATTGCTCAGACTAAAAATTTTCGATATAGCATAGCTATTCACGGGTTTATCCTGAGAAGATGCTGGATATTGGATGATGTTGTGCTTGGTAATGCAGTAGTAGACATGTATGCTAAATTAGGTTATATTGATTATGCACGTGAGGTTTTCAATAAGGTCCCTTTCAAGGATGTGGTTTCGTGGAATACTATTATCACAGGTTATGCACAGAATGGTCTTGCAAGTGAGGCTATTGAAGTGTACTCCATGATGAAGGAGTGTGGGGGCATAACACCCAATCAAGGGACATGGGTGAGCATTTTGACAGCTTATGCTCATTTAGGATCCTTGCGGGAAGGGATGAGGACTCATGGACAGGTATTCAAGGTAGGTCTCCACTTAGATGTCTTTGTGGGTACTTGCCTAATTGACCTCTATGGCAAATGTGGAAGACTTGGTGATGCTATGTCTTTATTTTATGAGATTCCCAAGGAGAGTCCAGTCCCTTGGAATGCCATGATATCATGCCAGGGAGTTAACGGGCTTGGTGTAGCATCTATTCAATTATTTAGAGATATGCTGGATTGTGGGGTTAAACCAGATAATGTAACCTTCTTATCACTTCTGGCTGCCTGTAGCCATTCAGGTTTGATTGATGAGGGTAAATGGTACTTTCATGTGATGCAGCAAGAATTTGGGATAATGCCTAGTCTAAAGCACTATGGCTGTATGGTGGATTTATTTGCTAGGGCTGGGCAACTAGAAATGgcttataatttcattaaaagaaTGCCTTTACCGCCAGATGCTTCAGTTTGGGGTGCTCTTCTCAGTGCGTGTAGAGTTCATGGAAATGTTGAGTTGGGTAAATTGGCTTCAGATAACTTGTTTTTAGTCGATTCAGAAAATGTCGGGTACTATGTTTTGTTGTCAAATATGTATGCAAATTCTGGAAAATGGGAGAGGGTGGACGAAGTTAGATCATTAGCAAGAGTTAGGGGTTTAAAGAAGACTCCAGGATGGAGCTCAATTGAAATGAGAAATAAGATTGAAGTTTTCTATACAGGCAACCAGTTTCATCCTCAAAGTAAGGAGATAAATGAGGAGCTGGAAAATTTAACTGCTAAAATGAAGACCCTTGGTTATATTCCAGATTTCAGTTTTGTGTTGCAAGATGTTGAGGATGATGAGAAGGAGCGCATCCTTTCAAGTCATAGTGAAAGGCTGGCAATTGTATATGGACTTCTGAATACTCCTTCTAAAAGttccatatgtatttttaaGAATTTACGCGTTTGTGGTGACTGCcacaattttaccaaatttCTATCAAGGATGACAGAGAGGGAAATTGTAGTGAGGGACTCTAATCGCTTTCACCACTTCAAGGATGGGATTTGTTCATGCGGGGATCATTGGTGA